Part of the Deltaproteobacteria bacterium genome is shown below.
AGGTCATCGAGAGACCTGACGTTGAAGTCGATGTCGACATCCGTACTGCCCGTGGTGAGGGCTATGTACCAGACCTCTTGGAGTTTGTTGAGTTCGTTGAGAACCGTGTTCACCTTCTTTGGGTCGATGTTGATGCTGATGCTTCCCACGATGCCGAAACCGATCTTGAAAGGATCGCAGACCGCGACGATTTGAACTACTTTTTCCTCCAGCAGCTTCTGGAGGCGGTTTCTCACGGTCGCCTCCGAGACCCCGAGGGTCCTGGCGATCCTGATGTTGGAAATTCTCCCGTCTTG
Proteins encoded:
- a CDS encoding Lrp/AsnC family transcriptional regulator → QDGRISNIRIARTLGVSEATVRNRLQKLLEEKVVQIVAVCDPFKIGFGIVGSISINIDPKKVNTVLNELNKLQEVWYIALTTGSTDVDIDFNVRSLDDLRVLLYDKITRIDGILRTETSVIMEFVKRRYDWGTALTTK